In Desulfovibrio sp., the genomic window CATTGTATTGCCCTCTTAAAGAGCGTAACCGAAGCATTGCCGAAAATTTTATCCTTTACCCGCGAGCAGGAACATGCGTAGCGCCATAATTTTTTGCTGGTGTATGATGGCTGTTATTCTTGGTGGATTTGGCCGCGCCTTTGCGGACGACATACAGACGCACGAAACCACCGAGGTCACATCCCGAGGGCCACTGGTGGTCAAGGCATTCCTGGCCGCCGGGCCTGGGCCGCACCCGGCCATTATTGTTCTGCACGGCAGCCAGGGGCTCGAGAAATACCGGAATTTTTACGAACGCAATGCCACTCAGCTGGCACAGGCGGGGTTTGATGCCTACGTGCTGAATTATTATAATGAACAGGATGTGGCGTACTCCAAAACAGTGGAGACCCGGCGCGCCAATTTTTCACGCAGAATTGGCGACTGGGCGCAGATGATCAGCGATGTTGTAACCAAGGTAGAGGCGCAGGAGCCCAAAACCCGGCCCGTGGGCATAGTGGGTTTTTCGCAGGGGGGATACCTGGGTACTGCGGTTGCCAGCCAGGACAAAAGAATTGCTGCCCTGGTGGTTTATTACGGCGGCATTCCCCCCCAGCGCGCTGCTGGCAGCAAACACCCCATCACCCACATGCCGCCCCTGCTGGAACTGCACGGCGATGCAGATACCGTTGTACCCATCGAACGGGGCAGGGAGCTGGTAGAAATGACCCGCAGCCTTGGCCAACCGGCTGAAATGGTGGTGTACCCCGGCGCGGGGCACGGCTTTACCCCCCCTGCCGCCACGGATGCCGAGCACCGCGCTCTGGAGTTTTTTCAAAAGCAGTTGATGGGAAAAAAATAATTATTCAGGCCGGTGAGCAAGAGGCAGGGCGCACAAACGATTTATCCCAGCAAATGGTTGGCCGAATCTTAGCGACCAGACCTAAATTCAGTATATCCCAACAAAAAACCCGGGCAAGCCGGGCTTTTTGTTTTACCACGCGTTCATGTGTATTCGATCCCTTGTATGAATAACCTTCTGCACAGGAATAACAGCGTCTTTTGCGGGATACCCCAGAGCAACGTAACACGGCATTACATAGTTTTCAGGATGCCCGACCACCTGCCTGATGTGTTCAGATTCATCTGTCATCGGTATACGGGTAACTCCCAATATGCCTTCAGCGGCGGCCGCAAGCAGCATGTTTTCGATACAGCACCAGATAGAGGCAAAATCGTTGAGCGAGCTCAGGCAACTTGGCTGCATCAGTGGCCCCCTGACCCTGAAAAAGGGAAGTACCAGGCACCCGGCGTTATAGAGCATGGAAAACTGCCTTGGCATCGCCGCACGATACATATCGCGCTGCACCTCGTCCGTCATGCCGAAACCATCGAGCATGGCCTCGCATTCGTCTTTGTCGGTCATGTTCCTGACCCGGAGAAGCCTGCCCCTCTCCTCCCTGTCGTTCACGATGACAAATTCCCACTGTCGCAGGTGATTGTTGGTCGGGGCTTTGAGGCCCGCGTTGATTATCTGCTCCACAAGGTCCATTTCAACCGGTTTATCCTCAAAATCGCGGATGGTTCTACGAGCGGCAATTGCCTGATAAATATTCACAATACATTCTCCTGATTGTTACTCGTCGCATAGGCCGTGCACGATGCGCCTTTCGGGCTGTTGGCTCTGACGAAAAGACAAAATACCCATGACGGCCACAGGCATGACTGTATAATCAGGAATCGGACAACTGCCTGTCGTATTTCTGCAGCATAAGCGAAATTTTTTCGCGCATCATTCTGCGAAGACTTTGCGGCTCAAGCACATCAAGGCCGTCTGCAAAGGAGAGAAGGTACCCCATCAGCCACTCGTTAACCGGCATTGGCTGGTCAACAATGAAAGAGCCGTCGGGCTGCTGATGAATGTCGAGTTCTGGAAATTCATCAAAAATCCTGAAAGCGTAATTGCCCGTAATGCGCAATACCACTCGCTGGAATTCATATGCCTTGGCATAATCTGGGGTATCCATGGGGTTGGACTGCATGACACGGGTGAAGCTTTCATTCTTCACCACGAGATTGCGCATCCGGGAGGCTCTTACCGCGCATTCTTCCTGCCTGCCCCGGTCAAAAGCCCAGATGTACCAGGCCCGCTCACGAAACAGCATGCACAACGGTTCGGCAATTCGCTGGGATACCTGGTTTTCTGAATTGTAATAGGTAAATTCAATTACCCTTTTTTCCAGAATGGCCTCCTTAAGCCGGTTGAACTTTTCCTTACCAAAGCCGGAATCGTGCCATGAAGAAAAATCCACGCGCAACCAGCGGTCTTCTGCCTTTTTTCTGAACACCGCTGCGAGTTTCTGAAATGATTCGTTTACATCTGGATAACCAGCACCATGCAAGGCCTGCAGGCCATTGAGAACGTCTGCCTGTTCCCTCTCGGTGATGAAGGTCTTGTCCAGGGTAAATTCACGCGGCAGATTCACACCGCCTCTGTACCCACGGCTTGAATGCACCGGAATACCCGCAAGGCTCAGGGTATCTATATCTCGCTGAATAGTGCGAACAGACACGGAGCAGCGCTCCGCAAGCTCTTTGGACGTTGCGCACGTACCATTCAGCAAAAGAAAAAGAATCTTGAAAAGGCGTTCGATCTGCATGCTTTCTGCCTCCTCGCAAAGGCCACAGTACCGTGCAACATCGTGCCGTTTCCTGTTTTTTTGAATCTCAAAAAATCTTCATTATTCTTGGCGGATTGCTTCATGGCAACCCGCCATTTTCGCTTCCCATGTTTCACTGACAATGACAACGGCGCTCTATCCGGCATCAAAGGGACGAAAACAGGCCAGACGTATCGGGCGCATTGTTCGTGCATTGCTGGTCAATCCGTTTCTCTGGTCCGTCAAAAGGTGAATACCAATGTTCTGGCTTTCCGCAAATGGCTCTTCCTCACCTTGCCCAGTGAGCGCGGTTGAATTTTTCGAGAGAACAAGCCGGAAGCTAAAAACTGGCATTTAGGCGTGTCACACGGGGCAATCACCCTTTGGGGTGAACAGAGATTTCGCATAATGCCCTCACCGGGTGATACCGCTGTGTGAATAAATAGAGCAAAAGACGGCTGGAATTGTGCACTTCATTCAGGCCGTTATGTTTTTGTCCTGGAGGAGGCATTTATGGTGGACCCGATTGCCCCGGTTATGCATATGGCGACAGCAGGTATTCTGCTGCGCCGCTTTGCTTTCCGTGCAAGGGCATGTCGGCAAGACGGGCGTGACTGTTGCCGGTTTTCGCAGGCCAGCCAGTGTATTGCTGTTGCTAGTGTTTTCTTCTGGAGCAGGTAATGAATTTTTCCATCTGTCGAAATGTGTTGCGCAGTATGCAGTGTGGTTTTCGGGCTAATAAAAAACATCTGCTGTGTTTTTTACTACTACTAGCCGGAACGTCGCTTATTCACCCCAGTATGGGCATTTCCGCTACTGTTAACTACACCTCGAATTACAAGGATGTTATAGGCAATGCTCCATATCTGAATGGGCCAATAGGCATCGGAGGAACAAATAATATAGCATCACATGCCGAAAATATTTATTCATACGGCAACACCGTGAATATTAACGGTGGCGTCGTCGATTTTGGAATATACGGTGGGTATTATAGTGGAACAGTCCCTGGCATTGATGTCGGGTCCAGCAACAACACTGTGACGATTAATCCGGCTTTTATTGGCAGCAGTACCATTGATATCTATGGCGGATTTGCCAAAAACGTAACCCCTGGTTCAATGACAGCTTCTGGCAATACTGTGAATCTCAATGGCGGAACAGCACGTTATGTATATGGCGGCTTTGCCTATGTGGGCAGCACCACTGGCACAGGAACCGCCACGGCTTCCAACAATATTGTCAATCTCAGCGCCGGATCCATAAACAATATTGTTGGCGGGTATGCCACAGCTGATTTTTTGGGGGGAACGCATGCGGCCTCCGGCAATACCATCAATATCAGCGGTGGTTCGGTATCCAATGTTTACGCAGGGTATGTAAGCGCGCCCAATGGCACCGGACAAGCCACAAACAATACCGTGACCATCAGCGGATCGCCGAATCTGGCAGGCACGACTCTTTATGGTGGATACCTGCTTGCCGGAACAGGTGGAGAGGCATTCAGCGGCAATACCCTGAACGTAAAAACTTCTGGCCTGACGGTGGGCAATCTTTACAATTTTCAGAACCTCAATTTTTACCTGCCGTCCACGCTGTCGGCGGGTGATACTGTACTGACCGTGACCGGCACGGCGAACCTGACGGGCAGCGCTGGGCGGTCCTCCACTGTCAATGTGGGCATTGACGGCAATTCTTCTCCCTTGAAAATGGGCGACTCCATAACGCTCATCAACGCAGGTACGCTGGTCACCAACAGCGGGCTTAACTCCACGGCCAGCGGCAAGGGCATGCAGGGCGTAACCCTGCTGTACAACTTTGACATCACAACAGACAACAACAAGCTGCTTGCTACGGTCTCCACCAGTAGCGGGCCTACCGTAAACGAGCAGACCAAGGCCCTTTCAGAAGGCTTTGTTTCCGGCGTGGGCATGGTGACGCAGGGGGCGGACGTGGCCGCAAGCCAGGGCATGAATGCCGCCGTTTCCGCTGCCAAGGCTGGTCCTGCCGGGGGCGGCAGTGCCCCAGCAGGGTTTGGGGCGCTTTCTGGTGGGTCTGTCAGATACAATACCGGTTCGCATGTGGATATGCACAGCGTATCGCTGCTGGCTGGTTTCGCCTGGGGTGCGAATACCGCCATCGGTCGCCTGACATTCGGACCATTTTTTGAGTATGGCAACGGCTCGTACAGCACGTACAATTCGTTCAGCAACGCTGCTTCGGTTGAGGGTGACGGCAACTCGCGATATCTCGGTGGCGGCATTCTTGGGCGCATGGATTTTGCCCAGACCGGCCCCGGGCACATCTATATTGAGGCTTCGGGACGGGCGGGCGGCCTGCACAACAAATATGAAAGCTCAGACCTGCGCGATGCCAGCGGCCGCAGTGCGGAATACGACTCATCATCCACCTATTACGGTCTGCATCTGGGAACAGGCTATATCTGGAATATAACGGACAATGTGACCCTTGACCTGTATGGCAAGTACTTTTGGACACATCAAAATGGCGATTCCGTCACCCTGTCTACGGGTGACCCCATCGATTTCAAGGATGTGGATTCAAACCGCCTGCGCCTCGGCTCCCGCTTAAGCTACACAGTGAACGAGTACATCAGCCCCTATGTTGGCGCTGCCTATGAGCGCGAATTTGACGGCAAAGCGCGCGCCAGCACCAATGGCTATGACATGAAGGCCCCTTCCATGCGCGGTGATACCGGCACGGGAGAGCTGGGGCTTGTTTACACGCCGTGCGCATCACTGCCGCTGTCTTTTGATCTTGGAGTACAGGGATATGTGGGCAAACGTGAGGGCCTGACTGGCAGCCTGCAGGCCAAGTACGAATTTTAGTTTTCTTGGGAGCGTTGGCATGAGGCGTTTGTGACGCATTGCTGAAAACAGACTGGGGAGAATATACCCTTTCGCCAAATGCTTTTTCCAGTCTGCAAAGCCAGTTATACCGCATACATTCTGCCCCACTCACGCTCGGGGTATTGCCTTTGCAAACGAAACAACGGCGAGCTGCCATCCGGGGCAACTCGCCGTTGTAATTATTTATGATGACGGTGTGTAGGGCTCACCTGAAGGTTGGCAGCCTTTGCAGGCACGCTGGCCAGCAGATGATCATAAAAAACGATTCAAAAACGTGCGCGAGTTCGCTTCACCCCATTCATACCATGGGGATTTCAAGCAAAGCGCTCTGAAATCGTTGCCCAATACTCTGATAGGGCAGCCAACGGCACACCAGCCCATCCCCCAAAAACAGCACGCTACTCGTCAAAACAGGATCGCAAAACATTGATAAATTCGAGAGCGTGCGCCCTCTTTTCTTCTTTCTTATACACACATGAAATTTCTATGTAGCACGCTTCATCTGCGATGGGCACATATATCAGGCCGGGGAGGGTTGCACTGACAATGCTTTTTGAAAACAGCCCGATACAAGAACCAGCGGCAACGGTAGCTAGAGCAGCCAAAAAGCCGTTGGATTCAACCGCAATGCGCGGCACAAACCCAGCTCTGTCACAATTTTCCAAAAACACCCTTCTTGCAATTCCATACTGAGATTCTGGCAGGGTGACAAAAACTTCATTGCGCAGCTCTTCCAGCAAAAGAGATTTTTTACCGGCAAACCTGTGTGTTACCGGAAGCACCGCGTGCACCCGCAATCGCTTGAAAGGTATGTACGCAAGGTCTGCATAGCCCCCATCAAAATGCATACCGTTGGAATATCGCACCAGAGCAACGTCAAGTTGTTCATTGCGCAACGCCTGAATCTGCTCGTGAAAATCAAACTCAAAAAAATGCAGTGCCGACACGTCATATGCGTTATTACGCAGTGTATCTATGAGTTCAAATGCAAGAATACCAGGACAAAACCCAATATTTATTTTTTTAGACTGCTCACATTCACTTTTCACATCGCGAATGGCTTCATTGATCAATGCCAGTATTCTGTTTGTATGTATGTAAAATTTTTTTCCTGCAGCAGTAAGGGTAACACCAGTAGGATTTCTACATAGTAACAATGTATTAGCTTCATTCTCAATCTCTTGTATTGCTCGAGTGACAGATGATTGAGAGATATTTAACATCTCAGCAGCATGAGAAATGTTTTGCGTTGAAGCAACCTTCTGAAAATATTTCAAATGTCGAATTTCCATATTGGCCTCACGCATACTCCATATGAACTATCTTAATAGCATAAAATTGTTCATATAGACTAACAACAGCGCTGCAACTTTTTTTACAAATATATGCCTTACCGTGTTGTTCAATACAACAAAGGCGCCACAGACACCTCATTGTTCCTTAATCCTTATTAACCAATATTACATTTTTTTCAAAGAAATATTCCCAACTTGCAGTTATGCTAAAATTGCATTCCTCATGCATAAAAAACATTTTACATAAATTTTATATTTCCCTACCAATCATATATACTCAAAATACTATCCTGACTTAGGAGACCTTATGACTGGGCAACTCACCCTTCAGCAAAAACTGCTCTCAGGATTCCTCGCCACTTCACTTATCACCCTTGTGGTCGGGATATTTTCGGTTTCAAAAATAGAAACCATGAAATCTGCCGACTCAACGCTTTATGAAAAAGCCACCGCTCCAATGAAAGACCTTATTTCAATTGTCGAGCATTACTACAAAATGCGCATCATTGTGCGTGAGCTTGCCAACAACGAAGAGCTTGCAAATATCCCTCAGCAGATTGAAGAAATAAAAAGGATACGTTC contains:
- a CDS encoding nitroreductase family protein, with the protein product MNIYQAIAARRTIRDFEDKPVEMDLVEQIINAGLKAPTNNHLRQWEFVIVNDREERGRLLRVRNMTDKDECEAMLDGFGMTDEVQRDMYRAAMPRQFSMLYNAGCLVLPFFRVRGPLMQPSCLSSLNDFASIWCCIENMLLAAAAEGILGVTRIPMTDESEHIRQVVGHPENYVMPCYVALGYPAKDAVIPVQKVIHTRDRIHMNAW
- a CDS encoding autotransporter outer membrane beta-barrel domain-containing protein, whose product is MNINGGVVDFGIYGGYYSGTVPGIDVGSSNNTVTINPAFIGSSTIDIYGGFAKNVTPGSMTASGNTVNLNGGTARYVYGGFAYVGSTTGTGTATASNNIVNLSAGSINNIVGGYATADFLGGTHAASGNTINISGGSVSNVYAGYVSAPNGTGQATNNTVTISGSPNLAGTTLYGGYLLAGTGGEAFSGNTLNVKTSGLTVGNLYNFQNLNFYLPSTLSAGDTVLTVTGTANLTGSAGRSSTVNVGIDGNSSPLKMGDSITLINAGTLVTNSGLNSTASGKGMQGVTLLYNFDITTDNNKLLATVSTSSGPTVNEQTKALSEGFVSGVGMVTQGADVAASQGMNAAVSAAKAGPAGGGSAPAGFGALSGGSVRYNTGSHVDMHSVSLLAGFAWGANTAIGRLTFGPFFEYGNGSYSTYNSFSNAASVEGDGNSRYLGGGILGRMDFAQTGPGHIYIEASGRAGGLHNKYESSDLRDASGRSAEYDSSSTYYGLHLGTGYIWNITDNVTLDLYGKYFWTHQNGDSVTLSTGDPIDFKDVDSNRLRLGSRLSYTVNEYISPYVGAAYEREFDGKARASTNGYDMKAPSMRGDTGTGELGLVYTPCASLPLSFDLGVQGYVGKREGLTGSLQAKYEF
- a CDS encoding YafY family protein, whose protein sequence is MQIERLFKILFLLLNGTCATSKELAERCSVSVRTIQRDIDTLSLAGIPVHSSRGYRGGVNLPREFTLDKTFITEREQADVLNGLQALHGAGYPDVNESFQKLAAVFRKKAEDRWLRVDFSSWHDSGFGKEKFNRLKEAILEKRVIEFTYYNSENQVSQRIAEPLCMLFRERAWYIWAFDRGRQEECAVRASRMRNLVVKNESFTRVMQSNPMDTPDYAKAYEFQRVVLRITGNYAFRIFDEFPELDIHQQPDGSFIVDQPMPVNEWLMGYLLSFADGLDVLEPQSLRRMMREKISLMLQKYDRQLSDS
- a CDS encoding LysR family transcriptional regulator, encoding MEIRHLKYFQKVASTQNISHAAEMLNISQSSVTRAIQEIENEANTLLLCRNPTGVTLTAAGKKFYIHTNRILALINEAIRDVKSECEQSKKINIGFCPGILAFELIDTLRNNAYDVSALHFFEFDFHEQIQALRNEQLDVALVRYSNGMHFDGGYADLAYIPFKRLRVHAVLPVTHRFAGKKSLLLEELRNEVFVTLPESQYGIARRVFLENCDRAGFVPRIAVESNGFLAALATVAAGSCIGLFSKSIVSATLPGLIYVPIADEACYIEISCVYKKEEKRAHALEFINVLRSCFDE
- a CDS encoding alpha/beta family hydrolase gives rise to the protein MMAVILGGFGRAFADDIQTHETTEVTSRGPLVVKAFLAAGPGPHPAIIVLHGSQGLEKYRNFYERNATQLAQAGFDAYVLNYYNEQDVAYSKTVETRRANFSRRIGDWAQMISDVVTKVEAQEPKTRPVGIVGFSQGGYLGTAVASQDKRIAALVVYYGGIPPQRAAGSKHPITHMPPLLELHGDADTVVPIERGRELVEMTRSLGQPAEMVVYPGAGHGFTPPAATDAEHRALEFFQKQLMGKK